In Mytilus edulis chromosome 13, xbMytEdul2.2, whole genome shotgun sequence, a single window of DNA contains:
- the LOC139501317 gene encoding uncharacterized protein isoform X2, producing the protein MDAWTETNMESPKACFNRLRKVVDLKRTSSDSAVQDLNKASHVPIPYGKAPYRSRKANKILQKNQSTRPVPRGTWIPGVNDEDIVKPTHFMPSEAPPSTMRQHQRRVLSASSCPKSLCSSFNSRFMLPGYTSTSDSSSEEPITVKDDTEIHIRNPKPSNIRKSKSMYVGTCKLIQVSECKETRFSTLPRRIPVNPNNSAKELNRVPVFDPEELDSSINNSMDPGLPGMCDVTPRPLSKGQKSCTCCSLCEIMSPRLIDFNPNSKIQNCSCETCLFNSKGRTGLVQYKHGDVIKTFNWLERNGKETEL; encoded by the exons ATGGACGCTTGGACTGAAACTAATATGGAGTCTCCAAAAGCATGTTTTAACAGA TTACGAAAAGTGGTTGACTTGAAACGAACTTCTAGTGACAGTGCTGTTCAAGATTTAAATAAAGCTTCGCATGTGCCGATTCCATACGGAAAAGCACCTTACAGATCCCGAAAAGCAAATAAGATTTTACAGAAAAATCAGTCCACAAGACCGGTTCCCAGAGGAACATGGATACCAGGTGTTAATGACGAAGATATCGTCAAACCAACACATTTTATGCCGTCTGAAGCACCGCCAT CCACAATGAGGCAACACCAACGGCGTGTTCTATCTGCTAGTTCTTGTCCAAAAAGTTTGTGTTCATCATTCAACAGTCGATTCATGCTTCCGGGGTATACTTCTACATCAGATTCATCAAGCGAGGAACCAATCACAGTTAAAGACGATACTGAAATACACATCCGCAATCCAAAACCATCAAATATCCGAAAGTCCAAGTCAATGTATGTTGGAACTTGCAAACTGATTCAAGTGAGCGAGTGTAAAGAAACACGTTTCAGCACACTGCCTCGTAGGATACCAGTTAACCCAAATAATAGTGCAAAAGAATTGAATCGAGTACCAGTTTTTGATCCCGAGGAACTGGATTCTTCGATCAATAATTCTATGGACCCTGGGTTACCAGGTATGTGCGACGTTACGCCTCGGCCTTTGTCGAAAGGTCAGAAAAGTTGTACGTGTTGTAGTCTATGTGAAATTATGTCTCCTAGATTAATTGATTTCAATCCAAATTCAAAAATACAGAATTGTTCATGTGAGACATGTCTGTTTAACTCTAAAGGACGAACCGGATTAGTGCAATATAAACATGGTGACGTCATAAAGACGTTTAATTGGTTAGAACGAAATGGCAAAGAAACAGAATTGTGA
- the LOC139501317 gene encoding uncharacterized protein isoform X1 produces MLLLNMEKDGDKNSSPRKHIHNARYQLCRSDCKHIMDAWTETNMESPKACFNRLRKVVDLKRTSSDSAVQDLNKASHVPIPYGKAPYRSRKANKILQKNQSTRPVPRGTWIPGVNDEDIVKPTHFMPSEAPPSTMRQHQRRVLSASSCPKSLCSSFNSRFMLPGYTSTSDSSSEEPITVKDDTEIHIRNPKPSNIRKSKSMYVGTCKLIQVSECKETRFSTLPRRIPVNPNNSAKELNRVPVFDPEELDSSINNSMDPGLPGMCDVTPRPLSKGQKSCTCCSLCEIMSPRLIDFNPNSKIQNCSCETCLFNSKGRTGLVQYKHGDVIKTFNWLERNGKETEL; encoded by the exons ATGTTACTTTTGAACATGGAGAAAGATGGAGATAAAAATTCCTCACCAAGGAAACATATTCATAACGCCAG ataccAGTTATGTAGAAGTGATTGTAAACATATTATGGACGCTTGGACTGAAACTAATATGGAGTCTCCAAAAGCATGTTTTAACAGA TTACGAAAAGTGGTTGACTTGAAACGAACTTCTAGTGACAGTGCTGTTCAAGATTTAAATAAAGCTTCGCATGTGCCGATTCCATACGGAAAAGCACCTTACAGATCCCGAAAAGCAAATAAGATTTTACAGAAAAATCAGTCCACAAGACCGGTTCCCAGAGGAACATGGATACCAGGTGTTAATGACGAAGATATCGTCAAACCAACACATTTTATGCCGTCTGAAGCACCGCCAT CCACAATGAGGCAACACCAACGGCGTGTTCTATCTGCTAGTTCTTGTCCAAAAAGTTTGTGTTCATCATTCAACAGTCGATTCATGCTTCCGGGGTATACTTCTACATCAGATTCATCAAGCGAGGAACCAATCACAGTTAAAGACGATACTGAAATACACATCCGCAATCCAAAACCATCAAATATCCGAAAGTCCAAGTCAATGTATGTTGGAACTTGCAAACTGATTCAAGTGAGCGAGTGTAAAGAAACACGTTTCAGCACACTGCCTCGTAGGATACCAGTTAACCCAAATAATAGTGCAAAAGAATTGAATCGAGTACCAGTTTTTGATCCCGAGGAACTGGATTCTTCGATCAATAATTCTATGGACCCTGGGTTACCAGGTATGTGCGACGTTACGCCTCGGCCTTTGTCGAAAGGTCAGAAAAGTTGTACGTGTTGTAGTCTATGTGAAATTATGTCTCCTAGATTAATTGATTTCAATCCAAATTCAAAAATACAGAATTGTTCATGTGAGACATGTCTGTTTAACTCTAAAGGACGAACCGGATTAGTGCAATATAAACATGGTGACGTCATAAAGACGTTTAATTGGTTAGAACGAAATGGCAAAGAAACAGAATTGTGA